A window from Peromyscus eremicus chromosome 1, PerEre_H2_v1, whole genome shotgun sequence encodes these proteins:
- the Gsto1 gene encoding glutathione S-transferase omega-1, which yields MSGASSKCLGKGSPPPGPVPEGQIRVYSMRFCPFAQRTLMVLKAKGIRHEIININLKNKPEWFFKKNPSGLVPVLEDSQGRLISDSIIICEYLDEAYPEKKLFPDDPYKKACQKMNLELFSKVPPLVTSFIRAKKKEDSADLEEELRKELGKLEEAMTPFNSDFFGGDTVSMADYLMWPWFQRLEALELNECVADTPKLKLWMAAMQKDPTVSSHSIDPKVFRGFLSLYLQDSHEACDYGL from the exons ATGTCCGGGGCATCCTCCAAGTGCTTGGGGAAAG GAAGCCCGCCTCCCGGTCCAGTCCCGGAGGGCCAGATCCGCGTCTACAGCATGAGGTTCTGCCCCTTCGCTCAGAGGACGCTGATGGTCCTGAAGGCCAAGGGAATCCG GCACGAAATCATCAATATCAACCTGAAAAACAAGCCTGAATGGTTCTTCAAGAAGAATCCATCTGGGCTGGTGCCAGTTCTGGAGGACAGTCAGGGTCGCTTAATCTCCGATTCCATCATCATTTGTGAGTACCTGGATGAGGCGTACCCGGAGAAGAAATTGTTCCCAGATGACCCTTACAAGAAAGCTTGCCAGAAGATGAACTTAGAGTTATTCTCTAAG GTACCACCTTTGGTTACAAGCTTTATTAGAGCGAAGAAGAAGGAAGACTCTGCTGACTTAGAAGAAGAACTGAGAAAGGAGCTTGGCAAGCTAGAGGAG GCTATGACACCTTTTAACTCAGACTTCTTTGGTGGGGACACTGTCTCTATGGCTGATTATCTTATGTGGCCTTGGTTTCAACGACTGGAAGCACTGGAACTCAATGA GTGTGTAGCCGACACTCCAAAACTTAAGCTCTGGATGGCAGCCATGCAGAAAGACCCCACAGTATCATCCCACTCAATTGATCCAAAGGTCTTTCGTGGTTTCTTAAGTCTCTACCTACAGGACAGCCATGAGGCCTGTGACTATGGGCTCTGA